Proteins from a single region of Oscillatoria sp. FACHB-1406:
- a CDS encoding ABC transporter permease — MTVLPPERKSSPSALETRKRAYLSLLLFPGTAWLLIFFIAPLGVILLYSFLERGVYGGVVWKFTLDNYLRLKETVYWTVLWRSVLWAFLTTVVCLLIGYPIAFFIATRTPRWRNALLLLIIIPFWTNFLVRTYAWMVLLRTEGVLNIGLQSLGILDHPFFRLFTPFAVVIGLIYGYLPFMILPLYSTIERFNFSLIEAAHDLGANDWRTFFRVILPLTLRGIVAGSLLVFIPSVGAFITPDILGGAKTLMIGSLIQSQFLRSRNWPFGSVLSIVMMAAVVVPIVLYLRIAEEEK, encoded by the coding sequence ATGACCGTTCTTCCTCCCGAGCGAAAAAGTTCTCCTTCTGCCCTAGAAACTCGCAAACGCGCTTACCTCTCCCTACTTTTATTTCCCGGTACGGCGTGGTTATTAATCTTTTTTATTGCGCCATTGGGAGTGATTTTACTCTACAGCTTTCTCGAACGCGGCGTTTATGGGGGTGTTGTCTGGAAATTCACCCTCGATAATTATCTGCGCCTGAAAGAAACAGTTTATTGGACTGTGCTTTGGCGCTCGGTTCTTTGGGCATTTTTAACGACCGTTGTTTGCTTGTTAATTGGCTATCCCATTGCATTTTTTATTGCGACTCGCACTCCTCGCTGGCGCAATGCCTTATTGCTCCTAATTATTATTCCATTTTGGACAAATTTTTTAGTCCGAACCTATGCTTGGATGGTGTTGTTGCGAACCGAAGGTGTTTTGAATATCGGGCTGCAAAGTTTGGGCATTCTCGACCATCCGTTCTTCAGGTTATTCACGCCCTTTGCTGTTGTTATTGGCTTGATTTACGGTTACTTACCGTTTATGATTTTGCCACTCTATTCAACGATCGAACGCTTCAATTTTTCTCTGATTGAGGCAGCACACGATTTAGGGGCAAACGATTGGCGAACCTTCTTTCGTGTCATTCTACCGCTGACATTACGGGGAATTGTGGCGGGTTCTTTGCTGGTTTTTATTCCTTCCGTTGGCGCATTTATTACGCCGGATATTCTCGGCGGCGCTAAAACGCTGATGATTGGGAGCTTAATTCAAAGTCAATTTTTGCGATCGCGCAATTGGCCCTTTGGCTCCGTTCTTTCTATCGTTATGATGGCGGCGGTTGTCGTACCAATTGTTCTTTATTTAAGAATTGCAGAAGAAGAGAAGTAG
- a CDS encoding element excision factor XisI family protein, which produces MWVQHDGTEIEMADELVKLGVPKEDIVLGFQEPFVRPYTGFAVS; this is translated from the coding sequence ATTTGGGTGCAGCACGATGGAACTGAAATTGAGATGGCAGATGAATTAGTTAAACTCGGCGTTCCGAAAGAGGATATTGTTTTAGGATTTCAAGAACCTTTTGTTCGTCCCTATACAGGATTTGCGGTGAGTTAA
- a CDS encoding DUF2103 domain-containing protein has translation MSRANEGRLVWNHSTHIPGLIPILERLITYDGIGTVTPGVISRAKGHSPAMKLRVSVPIRGGFKLIARQGKTVQEVFVLTELSQQDLEGTIADILK, from the coding sequence ATGAGCCGTGCCAATGAAGGACGATTAGTTTGGAATCATTCAACGCACATTCCCGGGTTAATCCCAATTTTGGAGCGACTGATTACTTACGATGGCATCGGGACGGTTACGCCGGGAGTGATTTCTCGCGCGAAAGGTCACTCTCCGGCAATGAAATTGCGCGTTTCCGTGCCAATTCGCGGCGGTTTTAAATTAATTGCCCGTCAGGGAAAAACAGTTCAGGAAGTGTTTGTTTTGACGGAATTGAGTCAACAAGATTTAGAAGGCACGATCGCGGACATTTTAAAGTAG
- the clpS gene encoding ATP-dependent Clp protease adapter ClpS has product MAASPTVTPDRTSQVVSKPYPNYKVIVLNDDFNTFEHVANCLMKYIPGMTSDRAWNLTNQVHYEGQAIVWVGPQEMAELYHQQLSREGLTMAPLEAA; this is encoded by the coding sequence ATGGCTGCTAGTCCCACGGTAACGCCAGACCGAACGAGTCAGGTGGTTAGCAAGCCGTATCCAAACTACAAAGTCATCGTTCTCAATGACGACTTCAATACTTTTGAGCACGTGGCTAATTGTTTAATGAAGTATATTCCAGGAATGACGAGCGATCGCGCCTGGAATCTCACCAATCAGGTACACTATGAAGGTCAAGCGATTGTTTGGGTCGGTCCCCAAGAAATGGCGGAACTCTATCACCAACAGTTGAGTCGCGAAGGGTTAACGATGGCTCCCTTAGAAGCCGCTTGA
- the ggt gene encoding gamma-glutamyltransferase, whose translation MREKHKCAIAAGNALTVEAGKVIFELGGNAFDAAIAATLAAFVTEPTLTSAGGGGFLLAHTSKKRNILFDFFTQTPRQKRPLSEVNFYPIDIDFGDTIQSFHIGLGSIATPGNLAGLFAVHQHLGSLPFKAIAEPAIEYAERGITLSAFQDTCINQYLYPILLAEPLGQKLFAPSGCLVKAGDRFYMKNFAATLREISCKGVDEFYRGEIARKLVTDCRDRGGYLTREDLENYRVIQRQPLTIRYRDYEIITNPPPSSGGTLIAFALKLLETIEVGSLALGSPQYIELLARAMQLTNVARKDGYNANLYDEDVAEKFLSPEHLALYQQQLTEGVNRWGSTTHISTIDDQGNAASITTSNGEGSAYIIPGTDIMVNNMLGEEDLNPSGFHQWPCDRRMSSMMSPTLILQNGNPLFVLGSGGSNRIRTAILQVIINLLDFQLPLEVAVANSRVHWENNLLNIEPPFPSERVAKLQLPNETEVLLWKAQNMFFGGVHAVGKAEGGWVTGAGDPRREGAVAGVC comes from the coding sequence GTGCGAGAAAAACACAAATGCGCGATCGCGGCGGGCAATGCTCTCACCGTAGAAGCCGGAAAAGTTATCTTTGAATTAGGGGGAAATGCCTTCGATGCCGCCATTGCAGCAACCCTCGCTGCCTTCGTTACCGAACCCACGCTCACGTCAGCCGGAGGGGGTGGTTTTTTATTAGCACATACCTCAAAAAAACGCAACATTTTATTTGATTTCTTCACGCAAACGCCGCGTCAAAAAAGACCGCTTTCCGAAGTTAATTTTTACCCCATTGATATTGATTTTGGCGATACGATTCAAAGCTTTCATATCGGTCTTGGTTCGATTGCAACTCCCGGCAACTTAGCCGGTTTATTTGCCGTTCACCAACACCTCGGTAGCTTACCTTTCAAAGCGATCGCAGAACCGGCAATTGAATATGCAGAGCGCGGCATTACCCTAAGTGCTTTCCAAGATACTTGCATCAATCAATACCTCTATCCTATCCTTCTTGCCGAGCCGCTCGGACAAAAACTTTTTGCGCCTTCAGGATGCTTGGTAAAAGCTGGAGATCGGTTTTATATGAAAAATTTTGCGGCAACTTTACGGGAGATAAGTTGTAAGGGGGTTGATGAATTTTATCGCGGTGAAATTGCTCGAAAATTAGTAACAGATTGTCGCGATCGCGGCGGCTATTTAACCCGCGAAGACTTAGAAAACTACCGCGTCATCCAACGCCAACCCCTCACGATTCGCTATCGCGATTATGAAATTATTACCAATCCGCCGCCCAGTTCGGGAGGAACCTTAATTGCCTTTGCGCTCAAACTTTTAGAAACCATCGAAGTCGGTTCGTTAGCGTTGGGTAGTCCTCAATATATCGAACTACTCGCGCGAGCAATGCAATTAACCAATGTTGCTCGCAAAGATGGTTATAATGCCAATTTGTACGATGAAGATGTTGCCGAGAAGTTTCTCTCTCCCGAACATTTAGCCCTTTACCAACAACAACTTACAGAAGGAGTCAATCGTTGGGGAAGCACCACCCATATCAGTACAATTGACGATCAAGGAAATGCCGCTAGTATTACCACTTCCAACGGTGAAGGCTCCGCTTATATCATTCCCGGTACGGATATTATGGTGAATAATATGCTCGGGGAGGAAGATTTAAACCCATCAGGATTTCATCAATGGCCGTGCGATCGCAGAATGTCTTCGATGATGTCGCCAACGCTAATTCTCCAGAACGGAAATCCGTTATTCGTGTTAGGTTCCGGCGGCTCGAACCGAATTAGAACCGCAATTTTACAAGTTATTATCAATCTGCTCGATTTTCAACTGCCCCTCGAAGTTGCTGTCGCTAATTCTCGCGTTCATTGGGAAAATAACTTGCTGAATATCGAGCCGCCTTTTCCGTCCGAACGAGTTGCTAAATTGCAGTTACCTAATGAAACAGAAGTCTTATTGTGGAAGGCTCAAAATATGTTTTTTGGTGGCGTTCATGCGGTTGGAAAAGCGGAAGGCGGATGGGTTACAGGTGCGGGAGATCCGAGGCGCGAAGGGGCTGTAGCGGGGGTCTGCTGA